Within the Saccharopolyspora gloriosae genome, the region GCGCTGTCGGAGGACGAGTTCCTCCGCATCACCCAGAAGCTCATCTTCGAGGACGGCGAAGCCGAATTCAACAAGGTGCTCGGTCCCTTGGTGCGCAGCATCATCGGCCTGTGCGACAAGAACGCCGACGGCAAGATCGACGCCGAGGAGTTCGCCTCTTGGCTCAACGCCGTCGGCTTGGACCGCGCCCACGCGGCGCAAGCGTTCGTCGACGTGGACACCGACTCCAACGGTGAGCTCACCGCGGACGAACTGCTCGCCGCCGTGCGGGAGTTCCACTTCGGTCGCCTCGACGTCGAACTGCTGGGCTGACCGGAAACCATGCCCAACGGCCGGTGAACTTCCTGCGGGAAGGTCACCGGCCGTTGTCGTCGGAGGCCCGCGTGGGTGTCCCGTGGCGGAACCTCAGTGGCTTCCTCGCTGCGGGATCTTTTTCCCGAGTGACTTCCACCACGAGGGGAAAAGCCGTCCTCGCGAGGAAGCCACTGAGAACCCGCCGGTGGTCACCTTGCTTGCGTGGGCTGTGCGCTTCGCGCATCCAGGCACGGCTTCGCCGCAAGGCACCGCTCCGCCGCGAGGATCGGGCTCGCCGATGGCTAGGCTACCGACGGGTCGTCTTCCGCGGAGCCGCTTCGAAACGTTCCGCCGTCATGCGCGGGTCGGCGCCTGGTCGAATGCGATGGGTGTTTCCGGTATGAGGCCGATCTCCTCGCCGGTGCACGGGATCTCGGTGCGTACCAGGATGTTGTAGTGGTTCGGGTAGTGGCATGCGTCGAATCCGAGCACGGTACCGATGAGCCGGTCGCCGATGCGGAGTTCGTCGCCGCGGTCGAGGACGCCGGCGCCGCCGAACTCGGCGAAGCCGAGGAACCCGACCCGGTCGATGCGGGACCCGGTGGCGGTGTCGCAGTGGTCGGTGGTGACCAGCTCATGCACCTCACCCGCTCGGATGCAGCGGCTCGCATGCGGTTCGAGCGACATGCCCCGATCCTCCCGGCGGTGCCGCAGCACCTTCACGACGGTGGCGCGCAGACCGCGTTTGCGGCCGTCCTCGTGCGGGTTCATGCCAAGCCCTCCCATTCCGGTGCGGTGTCGAGGAATTCGACTCGGTAGACCGCGTCGACCAGTTCCAGCGCGGCGAGCCCGCCATCGGGCCGCCGGGCCGCGTCCTCGTGCCGCGCGTCGAGCACGGCGCCGAAGTCGGTGAGGATCCCGACGTACTCGTGCCACAGAGAGGCCTTGAAACCCTGGTGGCCGTGCAGCATGTCCGCGTAGTGGACCGTGCCGTCGGTGCACCGGACCTCGACGTCCTTGGTCTCACCGAGATGGGACCAGTCGAGTTCGACGACGGCGGGCACCCCGGTCGCGGAACGCAGCTCGACCACGGCCTGCCGGTCGGTCCCGTTCTCGTCTCTGCTGATGGTCACGCCCGCCGATTCGACGTCGCCGAGGAACAGCCGCACCAGGTCGAAGGCGTTCGGGCCGTTGTCGGCCACGCAGCCGCCGCCGCAACGGCCCGAGTCGAGGTACCAGGTGTCGCCGCCGATGTGCTCCTCGATGCGTTCCAGGTAGCGCACCGTCATCGACTCGACCGGACCGCGACCCTGCAGTTCTTCCCGCAACCGGAGCACGTTGTCGTTGTAGCGGCGGTGGAACGCGGTGAACAGCGGGGTGTCCTCGGTGATGAACTCGGTGAGCGCCCTGGCCTCGTCGAGGTCGACCGCGAGGGGTTTCTCCACGCACACCGGCACGCCCGCCTCCAGCGCGTCGCGGCAGATCGTCGCGTGCACATCGTTGGGCACCACCACGATCACGGCGTCCAGCGCGACGGTCGCGAGCAGGTCGCGGTGATCCCGGAAACCGGGAACGTGACCGCGGTGCACGGCCAACGCGGACCCGCGCACATCGCACACGGCGACGAGTTCCCAGTCGGAGAGTTCGTCGACGGCCGCCAGGTAGTACTTCGAAATCGTGCCGAGGCCGATCACGGCCACCCGGCGAGGCTTCTCCGGTGTCGTCAACGCGCACCTCCGGTTCCGGCGGAGGGCAGGCCCAGCTCGACCAGTTCACGGTGCACGTGCTCGCGCAGCGGCACGCCTTCGCTCCGGCGGCGCGCGGCCAGTTCCGCCTCGTGCCAGCCCGGATAGCCGACCGTGTCGCCCGGTGCGCTCGGCGGGCAGTTCAGCAGTGTGCCGAACAGGTTCCGCGCGCCGTCGGCGAATTCGCCTTGGGGGCGCAGCAGGTCCGGGGCGATCGCCAGCACGAAGTAGCCGATGTCGTCGTCGCGGCCGTGCGGACCGCCGTCGCCGTGCAGCGCTTCCGGGGCCGGACCGAGCCCGGCTCCCGGCAGCAACGCGGACAGCAGTTCCACGACGAGCCCGAGCCCGAACCCCTTGTGCGCGCCGGTGTCCGGGTCGCCGCCCAGCCAGCGCAGGTGCGCGTTGCCGCGGTCGAACTCGGCCGGGTCGGTGACGGTCGCGCCGGAGTCGTCGGCGAGCCATCCCGCCGGTACCCGTTCACCGCTGCTCGCGGCGACACGAACCTTTCCGGTGGGGACCACGGTGGTGCTCATGTCCAGCACGAAGGGGTGGCCGTCGACGGCGGGGGCGGCGACGCTGATGGGATTGGTGCCCAGCATGGTCAACGCCCCCAGCGGTGGGCGGGCTATTCGCTGGCCTCCGCAGTTGCTCGCGACGATCCCGATCAGGCCGGCTTCGGCGGCGCGGGCGGCGTGGAAACCGGCGCAGCCGAAGTGCGTGCCGCCTCGGACCGACACCATCCCGATGCCGTGCTCGGCGGCGCGGGCCACCGCGGAGTCCGTCGCCTCGACGGCGGCCCACAGGCCGAGCGCGCGGCGAGCGTCCACGGTGGCGCAGGCACCGAGGTCGGTGAGCACTCGGGGTTCCGCGGCGGGATCGATGCGTCCGGATCGCAGCAGCGGCAGGTACAGCCGGGTGAGGTTGAACAGGCCGTGCGAGTCGAATCCGCACAGATCGCCGTAGCACAGCGCGTCGGCCGCGAGGTGCGCTCGGCGATCAGGTATCCCGTGCTCGGCGAACACGCCTGCGGTGAACGCGTGCAGGTCCGCGTGGGACACCGTGAGACGTTGCCCGGAGTGTGCGATCTCCGGCAGCAGTGTCATCAGGTGGTCTCCTTCCTGGCACCGTCGTGGTGCCGCTCGGTGAACTCGGTGAGCAACGACGTGACCGCGCGGGCGAAGTCCCGCAGTTCGGCGACGTCGGCGTATTCGCCTTCGGCGTGCGCGTGATTGGTCTCCAGCGAGCCCGGCCCCAGCACTGCCGTGGCGGTGTCCGGGATCCCGTGCATCCAGATGGCGTCGCAGGTGAACGCGGGCAGCGTGTCCGGCCACCGCTTGATGCCCGCGGCGGCGAACAGGTCCTGCGCCCACGTCGGGGCGGCGTCGAGGCAGGGCAGGCCGCGTTTGAGCCAGTCCACCCGCAGGATCTCGGCCGCGTGCGCGGCGGTGCGGGCGAATTCCCTGGTGCGGTCGAAGATCTCGGCGAACTCGCGCACCCCGGAGCGCACCGCCGCCAACAGCGCGCGTTCGGCCTCGGCTCCTTCGCGCGCGGTGGCGTAGGACAGGTTCAGCAACAGGCTTCCGCTGCCGTAGACCCGGTTGTGCTGCGCTCCGGTGTGCAGACCGGCGACGCAGCAGCGGCCGGGCCGGTCCCGGGGGTCGAGGTGCCGCGCGAGGTGCTGGGCGAGGAATCCCAGCAGCACCGACGCGTTGTGCCCGGCCGCCGGTTCGTCGTCGATGGCGCCGTGCCCGTCGACCCGGATCCGCGCGGTCATCGACGCGGTGGCGCGGGTCAGGTATCGCAGTCCGGTCGGTTCGCAGAACACGTTGAGCCGCCCGAAGAATCCGGCCTCGACCAGCGGACGGGTCCCGTAGGTGCCCATCGCGCCGCCTTCCTCACCGGACACGATCTGCACCAGCACTCCGACGTCGCGGCCCAGCGCGGGGTTCGCCGCGACCGCCGCGCGGATGCCCGCCAGCAGGGCCACCGCCGGGCCTTTCGCGTCGATCGCACCGCGTCCGGTGATCCGGTCTCCGGCGCAGGACACGGGTTCGACGCCCGCCACGGTGTCCAGGTGCGCGTTGAACATCACCGTGCGCTCCGGCGGCAGTTCCGGGCCGAGCCGCAGCACCAGGTTCGGCTGCTCGGCGAGGAAGTCCGCGGTGGCGACGTCCCGCACGGTGCGGGGCACGTCGTCGCGCTCCAGCACAGCGGGCTCCGGCGGGGCGTGGTGGGCGATGTCGAATCCGATCGACTCCGCCGCGCGGGCGTAGGTGCGCTGGGCCTGCCACATCCGGGCGGGCGGCTCCGACGATTCCAGCGGGTTCACCGTCGGCAGCAGCAGCAGTTCCCGCAGCAGATTCCGGTCCGCCGAGCCGAACGGGTCGCCGGACATCAGGACCGGCCGTGCGCCGGGGTGCCTGCCGCGTACGGCGCGAGCAGCTCCCGCAACGTCCGCTCCAGGTTCCGGCCCGCGTCGACGAACCGGTCGGCGGCGGACTCGTCGGCGCTCACGCCGTCGTGCGGACGGGTCACCAGGTGCGGCTCCAGCGAGAAGGTGCCCGCGTAACCGGAGTTGAGCAGCAACCGCAGGCACTCCACCACCCGCGCGTTCCCGTCACCCGGACGCACGTAGGTCGCCGCTCCGGGTGAGCCGGTCGCGTCTTTGACGTGCACGTGGGCCACGTGGCCCGCGATGGGACGCAGCAGGTCGAGGGCCTCGTAGCCGTGGTCGATGCCGTTGCCGGTGTCGAACAGCAGCCGCAGCGACGGGGCCGCCGCCAGCAGCCGCGACATCCGATCGGCGTCGGTGGCGGCCCAGCCCGCGCAATTTTCGTGCAGCAGCGTGATCCCGTGCTCCACGGCGCGTTCGGCGAGCAGCGCGACGCGTTCCCGCGCACGAGCTCCCCATTCGGGTTCGCCGAGTCCGTCGTTGGGATACGACATGATCCGCACGTAGCGGGTGCCGAATTCGCCGCACTGCTCGGCGAGCGCGTCGAGTTCGCGCAGGTCCGCGTCGAACGGGGCCGTGATCGGGCGTTCCCAGTTCCCGATTCGCGAGGCCAGGCACACCACGTCGAGTTCCGCGGCCCGCACCTGCCGGACCGTGCGCCGCAGGTCGTCCGCGGTCAGGTCCGCCAGCGCGACACCGTCCACGGTGCGCAGTTCGATGCCGGACCAGCCGAGCCTGCGAATCGCGGCGAGCTGCCCGGTCAGGTCCACGGCGGCCTCATCGCCGATACCGGCGAGCTTCGGCCGCAAGTCACCCTGCATGATCTGAGGTCCTCCTCCACTGTGGAGCGGGGCCGGTCCAGCCCCGGCAGTGCTGTTTCGCCGCTGACAGCAGGCGAATCACTTCGCACTGCAGCGCGAAGCGGTCGTCGGCGGCGGAGTCGGGGGCCGGTCCGATGGCGTTGAACCGGCGGTAGGTGCGCAGCGTGAACTCGGTGAGCGCGTCGTCCGGGAACACCGACCACTGCTCGTCGGGACCGTGCACGCTCAGCTGCGCGTGGTGGTCCTGGTCGCTGAGCGGGTAGTGCCCGACCGCCCGTCCGCGCTCGAATACGAGCTCGACACGACGTTCCCGCACGGGGGCGGTCAGGTCGGAGCTGATGTCGGTGCGCACCCCTTGGTGGTGGCGCAGCGCGAGCCGGGCGCCGCCCATCCCGGGCAGCACCAGGTCCGCGAAGCGCATGTCGGTGCTGCCCGCGTCGAGCAGCTCGGCGGAGCCCGCCAGGCGCAGCGCCGCGCCGAGCGCGTGCGGGATCTCCACGTCGAAGGCCGTCGGGTGACCGTGGGTGGAGATCGAGTGCGTGAACCGGGGTTTGTGCTGGTGGAACGAGATCGACCGCAGTTGCCCCAGGGTTCGCCGGTCGACGAGCTCGGCGAGCCTGCGGGTGAGCTCCGCGTCCAGCCAGTGCGCCACCACCGCCAGCCGCATCCCGTACCGGCTGCGGAGCCGGTTGATCTCCGCCAGTCCCGCGAGGTCCGAAGCCAACGGCTTTTCCACGATGACCTGGCGGAATCCGAGCTCGGCGAGCTCGGTGAGCAGCGCGGGCCGGTCGACCGGTGGCGTGCACAGGTGGACCACGGTGCGCGCCGGGGACACGAGTTCGGCGGCGGCGCGCACCGATTCCGCCACGATCACCCCGGTCAGGGCGCGGCGGGCGCGGGGCGCCGGGTCGCAGGCGATGATCGCGCCGGGGCGGAACAGGTCGCGGTCGAGTTCCCGTGCCTGCGCCAGCACGCGCAGGTGCAGGCCCGCACCGGCGCGTCCGAGGCCGACCACGAGTGAGTGCAGCATCGTGCTCCGTTGCTCTGTGAGGGTGTGCTGTGGTGACAGTTCCGCGAGGAGGTGTTTCCGCCGTTGTTCGCACGGACCGGTCAGCGGAATCGTGGTGATTCAGTCCTTTGAGGACGGATTCCGGTCGGAAACCCGACGGATTCGGGCAATGGCCGTGCCCGCACTGGAATGAACTTCGGCGAACGCGCCCGGCTGCCCGAACTCCCAGGCTATCGATTTCCCCGAACCCCTTCGGATCCGGGTCCGCAACCACTGGTCAGCTGATCACCAGAAAGGGTGAAAAATCGTCACGCCCCTTCAATGCACTTCCGGTTCGATACGGCATTGGGCTAGGTTCTCCAGCCGAATACCTCGCCCCCTTATTCAGGAGTTGACCATCGTGTCCCGCGGTGCGAACGACGCCGGGACGCGGGAATTATCGAGCCTGCCGGATTCATCCGCGCCCGTTCCATTCTTCTCGCAAGCCCGCACTTTCGACCGGCTCTGGCCGGCCATCAGCGCCCGTGTCGAGGAGGTCTTCGACAACGGCAAGTTCTCCCACGGCAAGCAGGTCGGCGAGCTCGAACGGTGCATCGGCGACTACACCGGAGCCCGGTTCGTCATCGGCGTCAACAGCGGCACCGACGCGCTGGTCCTGCTGCTGCGCGCGCTCGGCCTGCGGCCCGGCGACGAGGTCATCGTCCCCGCCTACTCCTTCGTGGCCACCGCCAGTTCGGTGGTCCTCGCCGGTGGCACGCCGGTGTTCGCCGACATCGACCCGGTCACCTACGCGCTCGACCCGGCCGAAGTGGATCGGGTCGCAGGCCCGCACACCAGGTTCGTGATGCCGACGCACCTGTTCAGCCAGATGGCCGACATGAGCGCGCTCTCCAGAGTGGCGGCCCGGCGCGGCCTGACGGTGCTGGAGGACAGCGCCGAGGCCATCGGGATGCGCCAGGTCGGGGTGCACGCCGGCCTGCACGGGGCGGGTGGCGTGCTCTCGTTCTTCCCGACCAAGACGCTCGGCGCGATCGGCGACGCGGGCGCCGTGATCACCGATGATCCACGGGTGGCCGAGGTCGTGTCCGGGCTGCGCCACCACGGCCGGTTCGGCCACACCCTGGATCACTTCCCCGGCATCTCCACCGAGACCGCGCGGCCCGGCACGAACAGCAAGATGGACGACATCCAGGCCGCGGTCCTGCTCGCGAAGCTGCCCGGCCTGGACGAGGAGATCGCCCGGCGCGCACAGCTGGCCGAGGCCTACCGGGAGCGCCTCTCCGGCATTCCCGGCCTCGTGCGGCTGCCGCAGGTGGTCGATCGCGGACCGGGCTCGGCGGGAGTGTTCTACGTCTACCTGATCGAGGTCGAACGCCGCGACGAACTGGTCGAATGGCTGGCCCGCGCGGAAATCGGAACCGAGACCTATTACCCCATTCCATTGCATCGGCAACCGTGCTTCAGCGGACTGGATTCCGCCCGCACTTCGCTGCCCCACGCCGAGGCGGCCGCGCGCGGCGCGCTCGCCCTTCCGCTGTACCCGGACCTCACCCTCGGACAGCTCGATCGGGTGTGCTCCGCGGTGCGCGCTTTCTATTCCGGGAGGACCGCGTGATGCGCACCGAGATTCCGTTCTTCCCGCCGGATCTCTTCGAACACGATCGCAAGATCATGTTGGACGCGCTCCAGGATATCGGTCGGGATCCTCGACAAAAGTTCATCCTGGGCGAGCAAACCGCGGAGTTCGAGGAAATGCTGCGCGCCGATCTGGGCGCGGCGGACGTGGTCGCCTGCGGCAGCGGCACCTCGGCGCTCGGACTGGTGCTGCGCGCGATGGACATCGGTCCCGGCGACGAGGTCGTCGTGCCCGCGTTCGGCTGCGCACCGCTGGCCGCCTCCGTGGTCGACGTGGGCGCCACGCCGGTGTTCGCCGACATCGACTCCCGCACCCTGGTGCTGGACCCGGAGTCGGCGCGGCGGCACATCACCCACCGCACCAAGGCGATCATGCCCGCGCACATGTTCTCGATCATGGCCGACATGCCCAGGTTCACCGAGCTGACCGCGAGCCGGGATCTGCGGCTGATCGAGGACTCCGCGGTGGCGCAGGGCGGCGTGCTCAACGGCACTCCCGCCGGACTGTGGGGCGAGGCGGGCGTGTACTCGTTCGTCCAGGTCAAATCATTCGGCATGCCCGGCGAGGGCGGCGCCGTGGTGACCCGTGATCCGGCGCTGGGCCGTCGGCTGCGGATGCTGCGCAACCACGGTCAGCAGGAACGCTTCGTGCACCAGATCATCGGTGCGAACAGCAGGTTCGACGAGATCCAGGCCGCGTTCCAACGCCACCGGTACGCGGGCTTTCCCGGCAGGCTCGAGCGGCGCGCGGAGATCGCCGAGCACTACACCGAGCGCTTCGCTCCGCTGGCCGACCAGGGCCTCGTCCCACCGCCACCGGGCCGCAACGGCCGGTGCCACTACGTGTACTGCGTGCTCGCCGAGGAACGCGACGTGCTGCGGGAGTACCTCGCCGAGCACGGCATCGGCTCGCACGTGTACTACCCGCTCGCGCTGCCGTACCAGTCGGCGTTCCTGCCCTACGCCCCGGCGGACGAACGCTGGCCGAACGCCGAGCGATCCAGCGCTCGCATCCTGGCGCTGCCGATCTACCCGCATCTCAGCGACTCCGAGGTGACCCGGGTCGCCGATGCCGTCTGCGAGTTCGTCCGCCACCGCCCGCGCGTCTCGGCGCCGGGCACCCCCTGATCCCGAACGAGGAGCGTCTCGACACGATGACCAGTGACCTGCACGCCGCGCCGAAGCACCTCGGCGCCGGCAGGCCGGAGAGCAAGGCCCGCAGCTACACGAGGCTGGGCAAGCTCGACGTCTACGACTACTACCTGAGCATCCTGGTGGTCGCCGCCGCCGTGCTGCCCCTCGCCGCGGTCGGGGCCGGGTCGCTGCCGATGCTGCTGCTGTTTCTGGCCGGTGAGGTCTGCGTGCTCGTCGCACTGGTCTCGTTCGACGACGTGACGGGATTCCGCGACGGCAGCGACATCGCCAACTACGGGCCGAACGATCCGCTGCGCAAGAAGCTGCGCAAGCCGCTGGTCGCGGGCACGCTCTCCGAACGGGAGGCGGTGCGCTTCGGCTGGGCCGCCGCGGCCGCCGGGGCGGCCCTGTGGGGTGCGGCCATCGCACTCGCCCCGAACCGTCCGATGTGGACTCTGATGGTGATCGCGGTGACCTACGTGATCGGCTTGCAGTACTCCTACGGGCTCAAGCTCAGCTATCACGGGTTGCAGGAGGCGTTCATCGCCGCGCTCGGCGTTGCCCTGGTCCTCGCCCCGTACGGATTGGCGACCGGGGAATTCTCCGGTTTTGTGCTGGTGCAGGCGGTGCTGTTCGGTTTCGGGCCACTGATGTTCGGGGTGTACTCCAACACCAACGACGTCGAGGGCGACCGCGGTGTCGGGCGCCCGACGGTGGCCGCGCTGACCACTCCGCGCGGCAACGCCCTGTTCATCGGCGCGTTGTCGCTGGGCGAGTTCCTGCTCGTCCTCGGCGCCTCGCTCACCGGTGTGGCGCCGTGGTGGTTCGTGGTGCTGCTGCTGCCCGCGAGCGCGCTGCGCGCCCGGCAGTACCAGCTCGGGTTCGGTGCGGGCGACATCATGCGCGCGCGCAAGCTCGGGTTCCGGGTGCACCGCCTGTACGTGCTGCTGCTGATCGTGGCGAACCTGCTGGTGGCTTTGGGGATCGCCCGATGAGCGCCGAACTCGACGTCGCCGTGGTCGGGGCGGGCATGGCGGGGCTCACCGCCGCGACCGAACTGACCCGCGCCGGGCTCGACGTCCGGGTGTACGAGTCGTCCGACCACGTCGGCGGCCGGACCGCAAGCGTCCGCGTGGACGGCTACACGATCGACGCCGGGGCCGAGCAGCTCTCCCCGCACGGCTACCGCGCGACGTGGGAATTGCTGGCCAGGCTGGGGATTCCCGAGTCAGCGGTGCCGTTGATCGGCGGCCCCATCGCGATGTGGCGGGACGGCAGGGCGCACGCCGGAGTCGCCGAGCCGCGCGGTCTGCTCACCGGGGCGGGGCTTTCCCCACTGGCCAGAGTGGACCTGGTCAAGTTCCAGATGTGGCTGGCGCAGCGGCGCGGTGAGTTCGACACCGACGACCCGGACCGCACCTGTCTGGCCGATACGACGGTGGCCGAGTTCGCCCGCCGCTACCACCCCGACGTGCACGACTACCTGTTGCAGCCGGTCGCGGGCACCTTCTTCGGCTGGGACACCGAGCGGTCCTCGGCGGCGACGATGCTGTCGCTGCTGCTGGCCGTCGGAGACGCCTCCAGCTGGCGGACCTACTGCGGCGGCATGGACACCTTGGCCCGGCGGCTCGCAGCCGGGCTCGACGTGCGGACCGGGCAGGAAGTGCAGCAGGTCGTCTCCACCGGGCAGGGCGCCCGATTGCAGATCGGTTCGGAGACCGTGACCGCGCGTTCGGTGCTGTTGTGCGTGCCCGCCCCGGTGGCGGCCCGGTTGCATCCGGGAGCTCCGGAGCCCGAGGGCGAGTTCCTGCGCGCGTGCTCGTTCACCCCGGCGCTGAAAGTGAGCTGCCTGCTGGACCGGCCGCTGGCACCTGCGCGCGGTGTCCCGCCGTACGTGCTGCTCACCTCGCAGGCCGAGGACGACGTGCTTTCGGCGATCCTGTTCGACCACCAGAAGCACCCGGATCGAGCGCCCGCGGGGGCGGGACTGCTCACCCTGATGCCGAATGCCGCGACCACCTCGGATCTGCTCGGACTGCCCGACGCGGAGATCATCGCGCGGCTCACCGACGCCGCCGCCCGGTACCTCCCGGGGTTCACCGTCGCGAACCGCCGCAACTTCGTGCACCGCCATGCGCACGGCCTGCCGGAGGCCACGCCCGCGGCGCTGGCGCTGCGCTCCAGGTTCATGGCCCGCCGTCTCCGCCCCATCGACTACGCCGGGGACTGGGTGATGTTGCGCCCGGCCAGCGAGGGCGCCGTGCGCGCCGGC harbors:
- a CDS encoding EF-hand domain-containing protein; its protein translation is MTAAIANDRLRKRFAKWDLDGSGRLERADFEKEAVQIAQAFGKDVESAEAQAVRDALTGLFEYLANAGGLTAGGALSEDEFLRITQKLIFEDGEAEFNKVLGPLVRSIIGLCDKNADGKIDAEEFASWLNAVGLDRAHAAQAFVDVDTDSNGELTADELLAAVREFHFGRLDVELLG
- a CDS encoding DUF6917 domain-containing protein, encoding MNPHEDGRKRGLRATVVKVLRHRREDRGMSLEPHASRCIRAGEVHELVTTDHCDTATGSRIDRVGFLGFAEFGGAGVLDRGDELRIGDRLIGTVLGFDACHYPNHYNILVRTEIPCTGEEIGLIPETPIAFDQAPTRA
- a CDS encoding Gfo/Idh/MocA family protein, whose product is MTTPEKPRRVAVIGLGTISKYYLAAVDELSDWELVAVCDVRGSALAVHRGHVPGFRDHRDLLATVALDAVIVVVPNDVHATICRDALEAGVPVCVEKPLAVDLDEARALTEFITEDTPLFTAFHRRYNDNVLRLREELQGRGPVESMTVRYLERIEEHIGGDTWYLDSGRCGGGCVADNGPNAFDLVRLFLGDVESAGVTISRDENGTDRQAVVELRSATGVPAVVELDWSHLGETKDVEVRCTDGTVHYADMLHGHQGFKASLWHEYVGILTDFGAVLDARHEDAARRPDGGLAALELVDAVYRVEFLDTAPEWEGLA
- a CDS encoding Ldh family oxidoreductase, producing the protein MTLLPEIAHSGQRLTVSHADLHAFTAGVFAEHGIPDRRAHLAADALCYGDLCGFDSHGLFNLTRLYLPLLRSGRIDPAAEPRVLTDLGACATVDARRALGLWAAVEATDSAVARAAEHGIGMVSVRGGTHFGCAGFHAARAAEAGLIGIVASNCGGQRIARPPLGALTMLGTNPISVAAPAVDGHPFVLDMSTTVVPTGKVRVAASSGERVPAGWLADDSGATVTDPAEFDRGNAHLRWLGGDPDTGAHKGFGLGLVVELLSALLPGAGLGPAPEALHGDGGPHGRDDDIGYFVLAIAPDLLRPQGEFADGARNLFGTLLNCPPSAPGDTVGYPGWHEAELAARRRSEGVPLREHVHRELVELGLPSAGTGGAR
- a CDS encoding M20 family metallopeptidase, with translation MSGDPFGSADRNLLRELLLLPTVNPLESSEPPARMWQAQRTYARAAESIGFDIAHHAPPEPAVLERDDVPRTVRDVATADFLAEQPNLVLRLGPELPPERTVMFNAHLDTVAGVEPVSCAGDRITGRGAIDAKGPAVALLAGIRAAVAANPALGRDVGVLVQIVSGEEGGAMGTYGTRPLVEAGFFGRLNVFCEPTGLRYLTRATASMTARIRVDGHGAIDDEPAAGHNASVLLGFLAQHLARHLDPRDRPGRCCVAGLHTGAQHNRVYGSGSLLLNLSYATAREGAEAERALLAAVRSGVREFAEIFDRTREFARTAAHAAEILRVDWLKRGLPCLDAAPTWAQDLFAAAGIKRWPDTLPAFTCDAIWMHGIPDTATAVLGPGSLETNHAHAEGEYADVAELRDFARAVTSLLTEFTERHHDGARKETT
- a CDS encoding sugar phosphate isomerase/epimerase — its product is MQGDLRPKLAGIGDEAAVDLTGQLAAIRRLGWSGIELRTVDGVALADLTADDLRRTVRQVRAAELDVVCLASRIGNWERPITAPFDADLRELDALAEQCGEFGTRYVRIMSYPNDGLGEPEWGARARERVALLAERAVEHGITLLHENCAGWAATDADRMSRLLAAAPSLRLLFDTGNGIDHGYEALDLLRPIAGHVAHVHVKDATGSPGAATYVRPGDGNARVVECLRLLLNSGYAGTFSLEPHLVTRPHDGVSADESAADRFVDAGRNLERTLRELLAPYAAGTPAHGRS
- a CDS encoding Gfo/Idh/MocA family oxidoreductase, whose product is MLHSLVVGLGRAGAGLHLRVLAQARELDRDLFRPGAIIACDPAPRARRALTGVIVAESVRAAAELVSPARTVVHLCTPPVDRPALLTELAELGFRQVIVEKPLASDLAGLAEINRLRSRYGMRLAVVAHWLDAELTRRLAELVDRRTLGQLRSISFHQHKPRFTHSISTHGHPTAFDVEIPHALGAALRLAGSAELLDAGSTDMRFADLVLPGMGGARLALRHHQGVRTDISSDLTAPVRERRVELVFERGRAVGHYPLSDQDHHAQLSVHGPDEQWSVFPDDALTEFTLRTYRRFNAIGPAPDSAADDRFALQCEVIRLLSAAKQHCRGWTGPAPQWRRTSDHAG
- a CDS encoding DegT/DnrJ/EryC1/StrS family aminotransferase, which codes for MPDSSAPVPFFSQARTFDRLWPAISARVEEVFDNGKFSHGKQVGELERCIGDYTGARFVIGVNSGTDALVLLLRALGLRPGDEVIVPAYSFVATASSVVLAGGTPVFADIDPVTYALDPAEVDRVAGPHTRFVMPTHLFSQMADMSALSRVAARRGLTVLEDSAEAIGMRQVGVHAGLHGAGGVLSFFPTKTLGAIGDAGAVITDDPRVAEVVSGLRHHGRFGHTLDHFPGISTETARPGTNSKMDDIQAAVLLAKLPGLDEEIARRAQLAEAYRERLSGIPGLVRLPQVVDRGPGSAGVFYVYLIEVERRDELVEWLARAEIGTETYYPIPLHRQPCFSGLDSARTSLPHAEAAARGALALPLYPDLTLGQLDRVCSAVRAFYSGRTA
- a CDS encoding DegT/DnrJ/EryC1/StrS aminotransferase family protein, translated to MRTEIPFFPPDLFEHDRKIMLDALQDIGRDPRQKFILGEQTAEFEEMLRADLGAADVVACGSGTSALGLVLRAMDIGPGDEVVVPAFGCAPLAASVVDVGATPVFADIDSRTLVLDPESARRHITHRTKAIMPAHMFSIMADMPRFTELTASRDLRLIEDSAVAQGGVLNGTPAGLWGEAGVYSFVQVKSFGMPGEGGAVVTRDPALGRRLRMLRNHGQQERFVHQIIGANSRFDEIQAAFQRHRYAGFPGRLERRAEIAEHYTERFAPLADQGLVPPPPGRNGRCHYVYCVLAEERDVLREYLAEHGIGSHVYYPLALPYQSAFLPYAPADERWPNAERSSARILALPIYPHLSDSEVTRVADAVCEFVRHRPRVSAPGTP
- a CDS encoding UbiA family prenyltransferase, which translates into the protein MTSDLHAAPKHLGAGRPESKARSYTRLGKLDVYDYYLSILVVAAAVLPLAAVGAGSLPMLLLFLAGEVCVLVALVSFDDVTGFRDGSDIANYGPNDPLRKKLRKPLVAGTLSEREAVRFGWAAAAAGAALWGAAIALAPNRPMWTLMVIAVTYVIGLQYSYGLKLSYHGLQEAFIAALGVALVLAPYGLATGEFSGFVLVQAVLFGFGPLMFGVYSNTNDVEGDRGVGRPTVAALTTPRGNALFIGALSLGEFLLVLGASLTGVAPWWFVVLLLPASALRARQYQLGFGAGDIMRARKLGFRVHRLYVLLLIVANLLVALGIAR
- a CDS encoding NAD(P)/FAD-dependent oxidoreductase, translated to MSAELDVAVVGAGMAGLTAATELTRAGLDVRVYESSDHVGGRTASVRVDGYTIDAGAEQLSPHGYRATWELLARLGIPESAVPLIGGPIAMWRDGRAHAGVAEPRGLLTGAGLSPLARVDLVKFQMWLAQRRGEFDTDDPDRTCLADTTVAEFARRYHPDVHDYLLQPVAGTFFGWDTERSSAATMLSLLLAVGDASSWRTYCGGMDTLARRLAAGLDVRTGQEVQQVVSTGQGARLQIGSETVTARSVLLCVPAPVAARLHPGAPEPEGEFLRACSFTPALKVSCLLDRPLAPARGVPPYVLLTSQAEDDVLSAILFDHQKHPDRAPAGAGLLTLMPNAATTSDLLGLPDAEIIARLTDAAARYLPGFTVANRRNFVHRHAHGLPEATPAALALRSRFMARRLRPIDYAGDWVMLRPASEGAVRAGALAASRVLSRLRAPLSIPTQARSRRVETA